The Paenibacillus sp. YPG26 genome includes a window with the following:
- the argF gene encoding ornithine carbamoyltransferase, translated as MSLTEANASLNLKGRDCVELTDFTTEEIQYLLDLAIEIKKKHKNGEEYQPLKGKTIGLIFEKSSTRTRVSFEVGTYQLGGHALFLSKNDIQLGRGETISDTAKVMSRYLDGIMIRTFGHNNVVDLARHATVPVINGLSDLAHPCQVLADFQTVLEHKGTLKGLKLAYVGDGNNMAHSLMIGGAKLGVHVSIASPEGYEPDQQVVAQAKEIAESTGAKIEVLRSPEEAVKDADVIYTDVWASMGFEEEQKAREAAFQNYQVNAELAKHAKPDYLFLHCLPAHRGEEVSEDVIDGANSIIFDQAENRLHAQKALLAALIG; from the coding sequence ATGAGTCTTACCGAAGCGAATGCCTCATTGAACCTGAAGGGCCGGGACTGCGTGGAGCTGACAGACTTCACAACTGAGGAGATTCAGTACCTTCTTGATCTCGCTATCGAGATCAAGAAGAAGCATAAGAATGGGGAAGAGTATCAGCCGCTGAAAGGGAAGACAATCGGACTTATTTTTGAGAAATCGTCTACAAGAACCCGTGTCTCCTTCGAGGTAGGTACATATCAGCTGGGCGGTCACGCCCTCTTCCTGAGCAAGAACGACATCCAGCTCGGACGCGGCGAGACGATCAGCGATACGGCGAAGGTCATGTCCCGTTATCTGGACGGCATCATGATCCGCACATTTGGTCACAACAATGTGGTCGATCTGGCCCGGCACGCTACGGTGCCTGTCATTAACGGGCTGAGTGATCTGGCTCATCCGTGTCAGGTGCTTGCGGATTTCCAGACTGTGCTTGAGCACAAGGGCACTCTTAAGGGGCTGAAGCTGGCTTATGTCGGCGACGGCAATAATATGGCTCATTCCTTGATGATCGGCGGCGCGAAGCTGGGAGTGCATGTCTCCATTGCCAGCCCCGAAGGTTACGAGCCGGATCAGCAGGTAGTCGCTCAAGCCAAAGAAATCGCTGAGTCTACCGGGGCTAAGATCGAGGTACTGCGCAGTCCGGAAGAAGCGGTGAAGGACGCGGATGTGATATACACGGACGTATGGGCCAGCATGGGATTTGAAGAGGAGCAGAAAGCCCGTGAGGCAGCATTCCAGAACTATCAGGTTAATGCTGAACTTGCCAAGCATGCGAAGCCGGACTACTTGTTCCTGCACTGTCTGCCTGCTCACCGCGGGGAGGAAGTCAGCGAGGATGTCATTGACGGCGCGAACTCTATTATTTTTGATCAGGCAGAGAATCGGCTTCACGCGCAAAAAGCGCTGCTGGCGGCTCTCATCGGATAG
- a CDS encoding argininosuccinate synthase, whose translation MAKEKIVLAYSGGLDTSVILKWLKETYDAEIIAFTADIGQKDELDGLEAKALATGASKVYIDDLRDEFAQDFIYPMFQAGAQYEGQYLLGTSIARPLIAKRMVDIARAEGATAIAHGATGKGNDQVRFELAAAALAPEINVIAPWRLNEFRDRFPGRAEMIAYAEEHGIPVTASAAKPYSTDRNLLHISYESGVLEDPWFDPSAEDSKDMYLLSVSPEDAPDEAEYVELEFAKGNVVAVNGEKLSPLGVMETLNELGGKHGIGRVDMVENRFVGMKSRGVYETPGGTILFTAHRKMESLTMDREVMNLRDSLITRYSTLVYNGFWFAPERLALQALVDESQKNVSGTVRLKLYKGNVIGAGVKSPVSLYNPDIATMEADPTQAYDQGDATGFIRLNALRLKVSSGVEQNK comes from the coding sequence ATGGCAAAAGAAAAAATCGTACTGGCGTACTCGGGCGGACTGGATACGTCGGTCATTCTGAAGTGGTTGAAGGAGACCTATGATGCCGAGATTATCGCATTCACGGCAGATATTGGTCAAAAGGATGAGCTTGACGGATTGGAAGCCAAAGCGCTCGCTACCGGCGCTTCCAAAGTGTATATCGACGACCTGCGCGATGAGTTCGCCCAGGACTTCATCTACCCGATGTTCCAGGCGGGTGCCCAGTATGAAGGTCAATATCTGCTCGGTACAAGCATCGCCCGCCCGCTGATTGCGAAGCGTATGGTCGATATCGCCCGTGCGGAAGGCGCAACGGCGATTGCCCACGGGGCAACTGGCAAAGGGAACGACCAAGTGCGCTTTGAGCTTGCGGCAGCGGCCCTGGCTCCAGAGATTAATGTGATCGCGCCTTGGCGTCTTAACGAGTTCCGTGACCGCTTCCCAGGCCGCGCAGAGATGATCGCGTATGCCGAGGAGCACGGCATTCCGGTTACGGCTTCGGCTGCCAAGCCTTATTCGACTGACCGCAATCTGCTGCACATCAGCTATGAGAGCGGAGTGCTGGAGGATCCTTGGTTCGATCCAAGCGCAGAGGACAGCAAGGACATGTACCTGCTGAGTGTATCCCCGGAGGATGCGCCGGATGAAGCGGAATATGTGGAGCTTGAATTCGCGAAGGGCAACGTGGTTGCCGTGAATGGTGAGAAGCTTAGCCCGCTGGGTGTGATGGAGACGCTTAATGAACTTGGGGGCAAGCATGGCATCGGGCGTGTAGACATGGTAGAGAACCGTTTTGTCGGTATGAAGAGCCGCGGCGTGTATGAGACTCCGGGTGGAACGATCCTGTTCACAGCGCACCGCAAAATGGAGTCCCTCACGATGGACCGTGAAGTCATGAATCTTCGTGACAGCCTGATTACACGTTATAGTACGCTTGTGTACAATGGCTTCTGGTTCGCTCCTGAGCGTCTTGCTCTGCAGGCGCTGGTTGACGAGAGCCAGAAGAACGTATCGGGAACTGTACGCTTGAAGCTGTACAAAGGCAATGTTATCGGTGCGGGTGTGAAGAGCCCGGTCAGCTTGTATAACCCGGATATTGCAACCATGGAAGCTGATCCGACTCAAGCTTATGACCAAGGGGACGCTACCGGATTCATCCGCCTTAATGCCCTGCGGCTTAAGGTAAGCTCCGGCGTGGAACAGAATAAGTAA
- the argB gene encoding acetylglutamate kinase: MNSALQGEQKELAGEQAYKTFVMKCGGSTLNELPDSFFEDLIELQRKGIQPVIVHGGGPAISENLAKLGIETKFVGGLRYTSEEVLDVVEMVLSGSINKQIVRRIQSLGGQALGLSGVDGFLIQAKPVAASAEVGLVGDVTDVKASIIEGVTNLGYMPIIAPVGVGENGQRYNINADTAAGAVASKLGVQQMIVVTDVPGILSTVNGEKRVLPTVTVQQIEDMILTGEIYGGMIPKVRAAVACIHGQVKEVVIVNGSEPNVLSRVLSGEAIGTRIVRMKTSRS; this comes from the coding sequence ATGAATTCAGCACTACAAGGTGAGCAGAAGGAATTGGCCGGAGAGCAGGCCTACAAGACATTCGTCATGAAATGCGGAGGCAGTACGTTGAACGAGCTGCCGGATTCCTTTTTTGAGGACTTGATCGAACTCCAGCGCAAGGGAATTCAGCCGGTGATTGTTCACGGCGGCGGTCCTGCGATCTCGGAGAATCTAGCGAAGCTCGGGATAGAGACGAAGTTTGTCGGCGGGCTGCGTTATACGTCTGAAGAGGTGCTTGATGTCGTTGAAATGGTGCTGTCTGGAAGCATCAACAAGCAGATTGTCCGCCGGATTCAGTCGCTCGGGGGGCAGGCGCTCGGACTGTCCGGAGTGGATGGCTTCCTGATCCAGGCCAAACCGGTAGCTGCCAGTGCGGAAGTCGGCTTGGTCGGAGATGTGACCGATGTGAAGGCTTCGATTATTGAAGGCGTGACAAATCTCGGATATATGCCGATCATTGCTCCTGTGGGTGTCGGCGAGAATGGGCAGCGGTATAATATTAATGCCGACACCGCCGCTGGAGCCGTAGCTTCCAAGCTCGGAGTGCAGCAGATGATCGTGGTAACGGATGTGCCAGGAATTCTGAGCACGGTAAATGGAGAGAAGCGGGTGCTTCCAACCGTAACCGTGCAGCAGATTGAAGATATGATTTTAACGGGTGAAATTTATGGCGGGATGATTCCTAAAGTTCGCGCAGCTGTGGCCTGTATTCATGGTCAGGTAAAAGAAGTCGTTATCGTGAACGGCAGTGAGCCGAATGTGCTTAGCCGCGTGCTGTCCGGGGAAGCCATCGGGACCCGCATTGTCCGAATGAAGACCAGTCGCTCATAG
- a CDS encoding acetylornithine transaminase, which produces MAESKLQELSQAEGKEQEAKDNRGEAASALFPNYGVRFPISLVKGQGSWLWDDQGNRYLDFYSGIAVTNLGHAPEKVKNKIKDQLDQLWHVSNLFQIPQQETAAHLLTELSSADLAFFCNSGAEANEAAIKLARRYHQKIKGEQRYEIITFKQSFHGRTLATLTATGQDKVKEGFLPLPQGFKTVELHDLEALKAAIGPNTAGIMLEMIQAEGGIHLVQPEFLNEVAALCKEHGILLIIDEVQTGMGRTGTWFAHQHYGVEPDIFTLAKGVASGIAAGAMLAKGYLREAFSAGSHGSTFGGNPIATAAIAATVEVMKEDQVPQRAGQMGEYLQSKLKEKLAGNSFVLDVRGKGLIVGIECDGPVAELVSEGQKNGLLFITAGPNVIRLLPSLLVTSEEIDQAVDIIAGIIQRHQAKKE; this is translated from the coding sequence ATGGCAGAATCCAAGTTGCAGGAACTGAGTCAGGCAGAAGGTAAGGAACAAGAGGCCAAGGACAACCGCGGCGAGGCGGCAAGCGCGCTGTTCCCGAATTACGGGGTACGGTTCCCAATCTCTTTGGTAAAAGGACAGGGAAGCTGGCTCTGGGATGATCAGGGCAACCGCTATTTGGATTTTTACAGCGGTATCGCTGTTACCAATCTCGGCCATGCGCCTGAGAAGGTCAAGAATAAGATTAAGGATCAGCTGGATCAGCTGTGGCATGTATCCAACCTCTTTCAAATTCCGCAGCAGGAGACAGCGGCGCATCTGCTGACCGAGCTGAGCTCAGCAGATCTTGCCTTCTTCTGCAACAGCGGCGCTGAGGCGAATGAGGCGGCAATCAAGCTGGCCCGCCGTTATCACCAGAAGATCAAAGGCGAACAGCGTTATGAGATTATTACGTTCAAGCAATCGTTCCATGGACGTACGCTCGCCACACTTACCGCGACCGGACAGGATAAGGTGAAGGAAGGCTTCCTTCCACTTCCTCAAGGCTTTAAGACCGTGGAGCTTCACGACCTTGAGGCGCTAAAAGCGGCGATTGGACCCAATACCGCAGGCATTATGCTGGAAATGATTCAGGCCGAAGGCGGCATTCATCTCGTGCAGCCCGAGTTCTTGAACGAAGTAGCCGCCTTGTGCAAGGAACACGGGATTTTGCTCATTATTGATGAGGTACAGACCGGTATGGGCCGCACAGGCACATGGTTCGCTCACCAGCATTACGGGGTGGAGCCGGATATTTTCACTTTGGCTAAAGGGGTAGCAAGCGGAATCGCAGCTGGCGCTATGCTGGCCAAGGGCTATCTGCGCGAGGCGTTCTCCGCCGGCAGTCATGGTTCCACATTCGGAGGGAATCCCATTGCCACAGCCGCTATTGCCGCAACGGTAGAAGTTATGAAGGAAGACCAGGTGCCGCAGAGAGCTGGGCAGATGGGTGAATATTTGCAGAGCAAGCTCAAAGAGAAGCTTGCCGGTAATTCTTTCGTACTGGATGTACGGGGCAAAGGCCTTATTGTCGGAATTGAATGCGATGGACCTGTTGCTGAGCTTGTAAGTGAAGGGCAGAAGAATGGCCTGTTGTTCATCACGGCCGGACCGAATGTGATCCGCCTGCTGCCAAGCTTACTCGTAACAAGTGAAGAGATCGACCAGGCTGTGGATATTATCGCAGGAATTATTCAGCGCCATCAGGCGAAGAAGGAGTAG